A window of the Streptomyces sp. NBC_00454 genome harbors these coding sequences:
- the rfbD gene encoding dTDP-4-dehydrorhamnose reductase encodes MLGRDVLAALREAGIRAGGLGRADLDITDPVAVRAAVEGVAVVVNCAAWTDVDGAESAEEAATAVNGTGVRVLAGACAEAGARLLHVSTDYVLPGDASQPYPESAPTGPVNAYGRSKLAGERAVAELLPKDGYVVRTAWLYGEHGPNFVATMLGLAARRDTLDVVDDQHGQPTWSYALARRLVELGSAALDGRAPGGVYHGTAGGRTTWFGLAREAYRLAGLDPERIRPTDSAAFARPAARPAFSVLGHGRWAQAGLEPLADWRVQLAEAITRPAFADLLKLP; translated from the coding sequence ATGCTCGGCCGGGACGTCCTGGCCGCACTCCGGGAGGCCGGGATCCGGGCCGGGGGCCTCGGCCGCGCGGACCTCGACATCACCGACCCGGTGGCCGTCCGGGCCGCGGTCGAAGGCGTGGCCGTGGTCGTGAACTGCGCCGCCTGGACCGATGTGGACGGCGCCGAGAGCGCCGAGGAGGCCGCAACCGCCGTCAACGGTACGGGTGTTCGGGTTCTCGCCGGGGCCTGCGCCGAGGCCGGCGCCCGGCTGCTGCACGTCTCCACCGACTACGTGCTGCCCGGCGATGCCTCGCAGCCGTACCCCGAATCCGCCCCGACCGGCCCGGTCAACGCCTACGGCCGCTCCAAGCTGGCCGGAGAGCGGGCGGTGGCCGAGCTGCTGCCGAAGGACGGCTATGTCGTCCGCACCGCCTGGCTGTACGGGGAGCACGGGCCGAACTTCGTCGCCACCATGCTGGGGCTGGCCGCCCGGCGGGACACCCTCGACGTGGTCGACGACCAGCACGGCCAGCCCACCTGGTCCTACGCGCTGGCCCGCCGCCTGGTGGAGCTCGGCTCCGCCGCCCTGGACGGGCGGGCTCCGGGCGGGGTCTACCACGGCACCGCGGGCGGCCGGACCACCTGGTTCGGGCTGGCCCGGGAGGCCTACCGGCTCGCCGGCCTGGACCCCGAGCGGATCCGGCCGACGGACTCCGCGGCGTTCGCCCGGCCCGCCGCGCGGCCGGCCTTCAGTGTCCTTGGTCACGGCCGCTGGGCACAGGCCGGACTGGAGCCGCTGGCCGACTGGCGGGTCCAGCTCGCCGAGGCGATCACCCGGCCCGCCTTCGCGGACCTGCTGAAACTGCCGTAG
- the rpsJ gene encoding 30S ribosomal protein S10: MAGQKIRIRLKAYDHEVIDSSAKKIVETVTRTGASVAGPVPLPTEKNVYCVIKSPHKYKDSREHFEMRTHKRLIDILDPTPKTVDSLMRLDLPAGVDIEIKL, encoded by the coding sequence ATGGCGGGACAGAAGATCCGCATCCGGCTCAAGGCCTACGACCACGAGGTCATCGATTCGTCGGCGAAGAAGATCGTCGAGACGGTGACGCGCACTGGTGCGTCGGTCGCGGGCCCGGTGCCGCTGCCCACTGAGAAGAACGTGTACTGCGTCATCAAGTCGCCGCACAAGTACAAGGACTCGCGCGAGCACTTCGAGATGCGCACTCACAAGCGCCTGATCGACATCCTCGACCCGACGCCCAAGACCGTTGACTCGCTGATGCGCCTGGACCTTCCGGCCGGCGTTGACATCGAGATCAAGCTCTGA
- the rplC gene encoding 50S ribosomal protein L3: MAKQIKGVLGEKLGMTQVWDENNRVVPVTVVKAGPCVVTQVRKNDIDGYESVQIAFGEIDPRKVNKPLKGHFAKADVTPRRHLVELRTSDASEYTLGQEITAAVFESGVKVDVTGNSKGKGFAGVMKRHNFKGLGAGHGVQRKHRSPGSIGGCATPGRVFKGMRMAGRMGNERVTTQNLTIHAVDAEKGLLLIKGAVPGPNGGLVLVRTAAKGA, encoded by the coding sequence ATGGCAAAGCAGATCAAGGGCGTCCTGGGCGAGAAGCTCGGCATGACCCAGGTCTGGGACGAGAACAACCGTGTCGTCCCGGTCACTGTCGTCAAGGCTGGGCCCTGCGTCGTTACCCAGGTCCGTAAGAACGACATCGATGGCTACGAGTCGGTCCAGATCGCCTTCGGCGAGATTGACCCGCGCAAGGTGAACAAGCCCCTCAAGGGTCACTTCGCCAAGGCCGATGTAACCCCGCGCCGCCACCTGGTGGAGCTCCGCACCTCCGACGCCAGCGAGTACACGCTCGGCCAGGAGATCACCGCTGCTGTGTTCGAGTCCGGCGTCAAGGTTGACGTCACGGGCAACAGCAAGGGCAAGGGCTTCGCCGGTGTCATGAAGCGTCACAACTTCAAGGGCCTCGGCGCCGGCCACGGCGTGCAGCGCAAGCACCGCTCCCCCGGTTCGATCGGTGGCTGCGCCACCCCTGGGCGTGTCTTCAAGGGCATGCGCATGGCCGGTCGTATGGGTAACGAGCGTGTCACCACCCAGAACCTGACCATCCACGCGGTTGACGCGGAGAAGGGTCTGCTCCTTATCAAGGGTGCGGTCCCCGGTCCGAACGGCGGCCTCGTCCTGGTCCGTACCGCGGCCAAGGGGGCTTGA
- the rplD gene encoding 50S ribosomal protein L4: MSTIDILSPAGDKAGTVELPAEIFDAKTSVPLIHQVVVAQLAAARQGTHKTKRRGEVRGGGRKPYRQKGTGRARQGSTRAPQFVGGGVVHGPQPRDYSQRTPKKMKAAALRGALSDRARHSRIHVVTGVVEGAASTKAAKTLFGKISERKNLLLVVDRSEEAAWLSARNLPQVHILEPGQLNTYDVIVSDDVVFTQTAFESFVSGPKADETEGSDA; the protein is encoded by the coding sequence ATGAGCACCATTGACATCCTTTCGCCGGCAGGCGACAAGGCCGGTACCGTCGAGCTCCCCGCGGAGATCTTCGACGCGAAGACCAGCGTTCCGCTGATCCACCAGGTCGTTGTCGCTCAGCTGGCTGCTGCCCGTCAGGGCACGCACAAGACCAAGCGTCGCGGCGAAGTCCGTGGTGGTGGCCGCAAGCCGTACCGCCAGAAGGGCACCGGCCGCGCGCGCCAGGGTTCGACCCGCGCTCCGCAGTTCGTCGGCGGTGGCGTCGTTCACGGCCCGCAGCCGCGTGACTACTCGCAGCGGACCCCGAAGAAGATGAAGGCCGCCGCTCTCCGCGGTGCCCTCTCGGACCGTGCGCGTCACTCCCGCATCCACGTCGTCACCGGCGTGGTCGAGGGTGCCGCCTCCACGAAGGCCGCCAAGACGCTGTTCGGCAAGATCTCGGAGCGCAAGAACCTGCTCCTGGTCGTCGACCGCTCCGAAGAGGCCGCGTGGCTGTCCGCCCGCAACCTGCCCCAGGTTCACATCCTGGAGCCGGGCCAGCTGAACACGTACGACGTGATCGTCTCTGACGACGTGGTCTTCACTCAGACCGCTTTCGAGTCCTTCGTGTCTGGCCCCAAGGCCGATGAGACCGAAGGGAGCGACGCCTGA
- the rplW gene encoding 50S ribosomal protein L23 — translation MSEATVTSKTFTDPRDLLIKPVVSEKSYALLDENKYTFIVAPGSNKTQIKQAVEAVFGVKVTGVNTINRQGKRKRTKTGFGKRADTKRAIVTLAEGDRIDIFGGQAS, via the coding sequence ATGTCTGAGGCGACCGTTACCAGCAAGACCTTCACTGACCCGCGCGACCTGCTGATCAAGCCGGTTGTCTCGGAGAAGAGCTACGCGCTGCTGGACGAGAACAAGTACACGTTCATCGTCGCGCCCGGCTCCAACAAGACCCAGATCAAGCAGGCCGTCGAGGCGGTCTTCGGGGTCAAGGTCACCGGGGTCAACACGATCAACCGTCAGGGTAAGCGCAAGCGCACCAAGACCGGTTTCGGCAAGCGCGCTGACACCAAGCGCGCCATCGTGACCCTCGCTGAGGGCGACCGAATCGACATCTTCGGCGGCCAGGCCTCCTAA
- the rplB gene encoding 50S ribosomal protein L2, which yields MGIRKYKPTTPGRRGSSVADFVEITRSTPEKSLVRPLHSKGGRNNTGRITVRHQGGGHKRAYRVIDFRRHDKDGVPAKVAHIEYDPNRTARIALLHYADGEKRYIIAPKNLKQGDRIENGPTADIKPGNNLALRNIPVGTTIHAIELRPGGGAKFARSAGASVQLLAKEGTMAHLRMPSGEIRLVDARCRATVGEVGNAEQSNINWGKAGRMRWKGVRPSVRGVAMNPVDHPHGGGEGKTSGGRHPVSPWGQKEGRTRSPKKASSKYIVRRRKTNKKR from the coding sequence ATGGGTATCCGCAAGTACAAGCCGACGACCCCGGGCCGTCGTGGCTCCAGCGTCGCCGACTTTGTCGAGATCACGCGGTCCACGCCGGAGAAGTCGCTGGTCCGCCCCCTGCACAGCAAGGGCGGCCGTAACAACACCGGTCGGATCACGGTTCGACACCAGGGTGGCGGCCACAAGCGCGCCTACCGTGTGATCGACTTCCGTCGTCACGACAAGGACGGCGTGCCGGCGAAGGTCGCGCACATCGAGTACGACCCCAACCGCACGGCGCGCATCGCGCTCCTGCACTACGCCGACGGTGAGAAGCGCTACATCATTGCGCCGAAGAACCTGAAGCAGGGTGACCGGATTGAGAACGGCCCGACGGCCGACATCAAGCCCGGCAACAACCTGGCGCTCCGCAACATCCCGGTCGGTACCACGATCCACGCGATCGAGCTCCGTCCCGGTGGTGGCGCGAAGTTCGCCCGCTCCGCTGGTGCCTCTGTGCAGCTGCTGGCGAAGGAGGGCACCATGGCCCACCTTCGTATGCCGTCCGGTGAGATCCGTCTCGTCGACGCCCGCTGCCGCGCCACGGTCGGCGAGGTCGGCAACGCCGAGCAGTCGAACATCAACTGGGGCAAGGCCGGCCGTATGCGCTGGAAGGGCGTTCGCCCCTCCGTCCGCGGTGTCGCGATGAACCCGGTCGACCACCCGCACGGTGGTGGTGAGGGTAAGACCAGTGGTGGTCGCCACCCGGTCTCCCCGTGGGGTCAGAAGGAGGGTCGTACTCGCTCGCCGAAGAAGGCTTCGAGCAAGTACATCGTCCGCCGCCGCAAGACGAACAAGAAGCGCTAG
- the rpsS gene encoding 30S ribosomal protein S19, protein MPRSLKKGPFVDGHLIKKVDVQNEAGTKNVIKTWSRRSMIIPAMLGHTIAVHNGKIHVPVFVTESMVGHKLGEFSPTRTFRGHVKDDRKSKRR, encoded by the coding sequence ATGCCGCGCAGTCTCAAGAAGGGACCCTTCGTCGACGGACACCTCATCAAGAAGGTGGACGTACAGAACGAAGCCGGTACCAAGAACGTCATCAAGACCTGGTCCCGTCGCTCGATGATCATCCCGGCCATGCTGGGTCACACCATCGCGGTGCACAACGGCAAGATCCACGTCCCGGTGTTCGTCACCGAGTCGATGGTCGGCCACAAGCTCGGCGAGTTCTCGCCGACTCGCACCTTCCGCGGCCACGTCAAGGACGACCGGAAGTCGAAGCGCCGCTAA
- the rplV gene encoding 50S ribosomal protein L22, with product MEARAQARYIRVTPMKARRVVDLIRGMDATEAQAVLRFAPQAASVPVGKVLDSAIANAAHNYNHPDASTLVISEAYVDEGPTLKRFRPRAQGRAYRIRKRTSHITVVVSSKEGSR from the coding sequence ATGGAAGCCAGGGCCCAGGCGCGGTACATCCGCGTCACGCCCATGAAGGCCCGCCGAGTGGTGGACCTTATCCGTGGCATGGATGCCACGGAGGCTCAGGCGGTCCTGCGTTTCGCCCCGCAGGCCGCGAGCGTGCCGGTTGGCAAGGTGCTCGACAGCGCCATTGCCAACGCCGCACACAACTACAACCACCCGGACGCCTCCACGCTGGTCATCAGCGAGGCGTACGTGGACGAGGGCCCGACCCTGAAGCGGTTCCGTCCGCGTGCACAGGGCCGTGCCTACCGGATCCGCAAGCGGACCAGCCACATCACCGTGGTCGTCAGCAGCAAGGAAGGTTCCCGGTAA
- the rpsC gene encoding 30S ribosomal protein S3 — protein sequence MGQKVNPHGFRLGITTDFKSRWYADKLYKDYVKEDVAIRRMMTSGMERAGISKVEIERTRDRVRVDIHTARPGIVIGRRGAEADRIRGDLEKLTGKQVQLNILEVKNPELDAQLVAQAVAEQLSSRVSFRRAMRKSMQGTMKAGAKGIKIQCGGRLGGAEMSRSEFYREGRVPLHTLRANVDYGFFEAKTTFGRIGVKVWIYKGDVKNIAEVRAENAAARAGNRPARGAAGAGDRPAGRGGRGGERGGRGGRKPQQAAGAEAPKADAPAAAPAESTGTEA from the coding sequence ATGGGCCAGAAGGTAAACCCGCACGGGTTCCGGCTCGGCATCACCACCGACTTCAAGTCGCGTTGGTACGCCGACAAGCTGTACAAGGACTACGTCAAGGAAGACGTCGCCATCCGCAGGATGATGACGTCCGGCATGGAGCGCGCCGGCATCTCGAAGGTTGAGATCGAGCGCACCCGTGACCGCGTGCGTGTGGACATCCACACCGCTCGTCCGGGCATCGTCATCGGTCGCCGTGGCGCCGAGGCCGACCGCATCCGCGGTGACCTCGAGAAGCTCACGGGCAAGCAGGTCCAGCTGAACATCCTCGAGGTCAAGAACCCCGAGCTCGACGCTCAGCTGGTTGCCCAGGCCGTTGCCGAGCAGCTCTCCTCCCGCGTCTCCTTCCGTCGCGCCATGCGTAAGAGCATGCAGGGCACGATGAAGGCCGGCGCCAAGGGCATCAAGATCCAGTGTGGCGGTCGCCTCGGCGGCGCCGAGATGTCCCGCTCCGAGTTCTACCGCGAAGGCCGTGTGCCGCTGCACACCCTCCGCGCGAACGTGGACTACGGCTTCTTCGAGGCCAAGACCACCTTCGGCCGTATCGGTGTGAAGGTCTGGATCTACAAGGGCGACGTCAAGAACATCGCCGAGGTTCGCGCCGAGAACGCTGCGGCCCGTGCGGGTAACCGCCCGGCCCGTGGTGCCGCAGGCGCTGGCGACCGTCCCGCCGGCCGTGGTGGCCGTGGTGGCGAGCGCGGCGGCCGTGGTGGCCGCAAGCCGCAGCAGGCTGCTGGTGCCGAGGCCCCCAAGGCCGACGCTCCCGCCGCCGCTCCGGCCGAGAGCACCGGAACGGAGGCCTGA
- the rplP gene encoding 50S ribosomal protein L16, translated as MLIPRRVKHRKQHHPKRRGMAKGGTEVSFGEYGIQALTPAYVTNRQIEAARIAMTRHIKRGGKVWINIYPDRPLTKKPAETRMGSGKGSPEWWIANVHPGRVMFELSYPNEKIAREALTRAAHKLPMKCRIVRREAGES; from the coding sequence ATGCTGATCCCTCGTAGGGTCAAGCACCGCAAGCAGCACCACCCGAAGCGCCGTGGTATGGCCAAGGGCGGTACTGAGGTCTCGTTCGGCGAGTACGGCATCCAGGCGCTTACCCCCGCCTACGTGACGAACCGCCAGATCGAGGCGGCTCGTATCGCGATGACCCGCCACATCAAGCGTGGCGGCAAGGTCTGGATCAACATTTACCCGGACCGTCCCCTGACGAAGAAGCCTGCCGAGACCCGCATGGGTTCCGGTAAGGGTTCTCCCGAGTGGTGGATCGCGAACGTGCACCCGGGCCGGGTCATGTTCGAGCTGTCCTACCCGAACGAGAAGATTGCTCGTGAGGCGCTCACCCGCGCTGCTCACAAGCTTCCGATGAAGTGCCGGATTGTTCGGCGCGAGGCAGGTGAGTCGTGA